The Halomonas denitrificans DNA window GCCGAAACCGCTGTTCGGCGGCGCCGGAAAGCGGATCTCCTCGCGCGATATCGCGATCTTCACGCGCCAGCTCGCCACCATGCTCAATGCAGGTATTCCGCTGGTCCAGGCCTTCGGCATCATCGGTGCCGCCGCCGAGAACCCGCGGCTGCAGAAGCTGATCGGCACGATCCGCGTCGACGTCGAATCGGGCGCGACGCTGGCCGAGGCGCTGGCCAAGCACCCGGTCTACTTCGACGAGCTCTACATCAACCTGGTCAACGCCGGCGAAGGCGCCGGGGTGCTCGACAAGGTCCTCGACGACATCGCCACCTACAAGGAGCGCATCGAGTCGATCAAGGGCAAGATCAAGAAGGCGCTGTTCTACCCCGCCGCGGTGATTGCCGTTGCCATCATCGTGACTGCGATCCTGCTGATCTTCGTCATCCCGCAGTTCGAATCCATCTTCGCCAGCTTCGGCGCCGACCTGCCCGCGTTCACCCGGCTGATCGTCACCCTCTCGGAGTCGATGCAGCAACAGGGCTGGCTGTACCTGATCATCATCGGCGGCAGTATCGCGGGCATCATCGCGCTGAAGAAGCGCAGCCGTGGCTTCGCCCATTTCATCGACCGGGCGAGCCTGAAGATTCCGATCATCGGCTCGGTCCTCGAGAAAGCCGCGCTCTCGCGCTTCGCCCGCACCCTGGCAACGACCTTCGCGGCCGGCGTGCCGCTGGTCGATGCATTGAAGACCGTCGCCGGCGCAACCGGAAACATCGTCTATGCCGACGCCACGCTGCAGATCCGCGACGACGTCGCGACCGGCCACCAGATGCAGCTCGCGATGCAGCAGACCGGCCTGTTCCCGCCGATGGTCATCCAGATGACCGCGATCGGCGAGGAAGCGGGTTCGCTGGACCAGATGCTGCTCAAGGTCGCCAACTTCTACGAGGAAGAGGTCAACAACACGGTCGATGCACTGTCCAGCCTCCTGGAACCTTTCATCATCGTGCTCGTCGGCGGCATCGTCGGAAGCATCGTGGTCGCGATGTACCTGCCGATCTTCCAGATGGCCGCGGTGATGTAGACCGCGCGCGACGCGCCGGACGCTTTCGCAGGTCGCGCGGCCTGCGCGCGGCGTGAAGGCGCACTGGCGCGAACGGAAGACGGGGGAACCCGACTTCCGAAGATCCACTCGGGGAATTCCAAATGGCCTATCTCGCCGACCTGCACCCGGCCGCCCTGTACGGCCTGACTCTCGCGCTCGGCCTGCTGGTCGGGAGCTTTCTCAATGTCGTGATCCTGCGTCTTCCGTCCAGGCTGTTCCACGAATGGCGCTGCCAGTGTCGCGAACTGCTCGAACTGGACGCGGAAGCGAACGACACGCCCGCCGGGATCGCGTCCGGCCGATCGCGCTGCCCGGCCTGCGGCCACGGCATCCGGCCCTACGACAACATCCCGGTCATCAGCTGGCTGATCCTGCGCGGCCGCTGCCGCGACTGCGGCGCGGGCATCTCGCCGCGCTACCCGATCGTCGAACTGCTGACCGGGCTGCTGTCCGTGGCCGTGGTCGCGGCGCTCGGCCCCACTCCAGCCGGCCTGGCCGGCCTGGCGTTCACCTGGGCGCTGATCGCCGGTTCCGGCATCGACCTCGATCACAAGCTGTTGCCCGACCAGATCACCCTGCCCCTGCTCTGGCTCGGGCTTCTGCTGAATATCGATGGCCTGTTCATCGACCTCGGTTCGGCCGTGATCGGCGCCGCGGCCGGCTACCTGGTGCTGTGGGCCGTGTTCCACCTCTTCCGGCTGGCGACAGGAAAGGAAGGCATGGGCTACGGCGATTTCAAGCTGCTCGCCGCCATCGGCGCATGGTTCGGCTGGCAGGTGCTGCCCACGGTGATCCTCCTGGCCTCCGCGGTCGGCGCCGTCATCGGCCTGGTCCTGATCGCGGTCCGTCGCATGGGCCGAGAAGTCCCGATCGCCTTCGGTCCGTTTCTCGCCGCCGCCGGCTGGCTGGTCCTGGTCTTCGGCGACCGCGTGGTGAATTTCTGGATGGCATTCTGAGCGGAACCGGAGATCAGGAAAGGGAGCCTTGTGGCACCACAGGTCGTCGCTTTTGGTTGGCCGGAGCCGGCCGGAAACCGACGTCCCAGGGCGAACACTTCAAAAGCCATTCATCCACAGATGAACGCAGATGAACACGGATTGAAACCCGAAATCCGAGGCACGCAGCCGATCGTTCCTGCTGATCGCTCAGTACCCACCGCTCACCGCTCACTGAAACCTGAATCCTGAAGCAGGCCCTACCCCTTGCAGCATCAGGGCCCGCCGTCCGGTCATTTTCCAAGCGCCCGGTACTGTCGATCCAGTCGCTCGACTTCTTCGTCCAGCGCGTCCAGCGATCCCGTGTTGTCGATCACGTCGTCGGCGACGGCCAGGCGCTGTTCGCGGGTGGCCTGGGCCGCCACCGCTGCGCGGGCCTGCTCCACGCCGACCCCATCGCGCGCTGCCAGGCGTTCGAGCTGCAGCGTCTCGGGGACATCGACGACCAGGACCCGGTCCGCATCCTCGAACAGGCCGGTCTCGACGAGCAGCGGAACGACGAGGACCACGTAGCGGACCTGCGGGTCGGATCCGGCACGTTCGATGGCCTGGCGGGCGGCCTGCACGATCCGGGGGTGCAGAAGCGATTCCAGTCTGCGACGGGCGTCTGCATCGCCGAAGATGCGTTCGCGAAGCGCGCGACGATCCAGCGCACCGGTTTCATCGAGAAGTTCGGCACCGAAGGCCTCGACCACGTCGTCGAGTCCCGGGGTGCCCGGGGCGACGACATCGCGGGCGAGAAGGTCCGTGTCGACGACCGGAACGCCGAGCGCGGCGAAACGGTCGGACACGGCGGTCTTGCCGCTGGCGATACCGCCGGTCAATGCGATCACGCGGGGCGGGACGTCTCGGGACACGGTTCGCTCCTTCGGCCGGAACCGCTCATTGTCCCCGAATCGCGCGCGGAGCGCAGGGGCGGCCCGGGCACCCGGGCCGCCGCGGGTTCAGCGCAGGGGGCGGACGTCGACCTCGACGTCGATGGAGGGACCGGGGTCGTGATCCATCCGGACGTGGCGGACCCGACCGCCGTAGCGGTAGGCGACGTCGTAGCCGACCAGTACTTCCCGGGTCTCGTAGTGCACGACGACGTCGCAGCGGCGGACCGGAACCACCCGGCCGTGGTGCCGAGCCAAGTCGCGGCCGACCTCGTGGCCGACGGCCGCGCCGAGGGCTGCGCCCGCCACGGTCACCGCCCGCTGGCCGCGACCGTCGCCGAAGCGGTTGCCCATTCGATCGCCGATGACGCCGCCGACGAGCGCACCGGCGATGGCCCCGGCGGCGGGATTCGGCCCGCGGCGCCGGAGTTCCTGCCGGCAGACGTCGCGTTCGACGGGAATCTCTTCGTACGCGTAAACGGGGTGAACATCGATCACGCGGACCCGCACGACCTCGCCATGCCGGTGCGATGCGTCGGCCGGCGCTGCGGCCAGGGCGGCCGCGAGCAGGGCGGCGGACAAACCAGCGATTCGGGTGTTCACGATGGAGCTCCTTCGGCCTCGGGCCGGGTTCGATGACGCGGCGCCAGTCTGCGCCTTCGCGACTGAACTCCCTCTGAATCCCCCTTGAACCGTCGATGAATCGCCGTGCCGGAGGCGGTTTGAGCGCTCCGGACAACCGGAGTACGATGACCGTCCGTCCATCGATGCGGTTTACAGCCACGCAGGGAGTCGCCATGTCCAGCCGGTCCAGTTCCGCCATCCGAACGCTCGCCCTGCTCGGCCACGCCGGCTCCGGCAAGACCTCGCTGCTCGAACGCCTGCTGCTCGCATCCGGCGCGAAGGGCGAAGCCGGCACCGTCGAGAAGGGCGACACGCTTTCGGACTTCGAACCCCTCGAAAAACAGTACGGCCATTCGCTGGACACGGCGCTCGCCCGGATCGAGCACGACGATCACGAGATCCAGGTCATCGACACACCGGGCGACCCGGACTTCCGCGGACCGGCACTGGCCGCGATGAGCGCCGTGGAGACGGCGGCAATCGTGGTCAACGCAAGCAACGGCGTCGAGTCGTCGACCCGCCGGTTGATGCGGCGCGCCCGCCAGCGTCGCCTGTGCCGGATGATCATCGTCAACCGCATCGACGCCGAGGACCTGGATCTCGAGGCCGTGATCCGCGACCTGCGCGAGGAATTCGGTCCGCAGTGCCTTCCGGTCAATCTGCCGGCCGACGGCGGCGCCGCGGTCCGTGACTGCTTCTTCCACGATTCCGGCGACACGGACATCTTCTCGCTGGCCGCTGCCCACGACGAGATTCGTGACCAGGTCATCGAGGCCGACGAAGGCCTGATGGCGCGCTACCTCGACGGCGAAACCATCGGCCGGGACGAATTGCACGATGCCTTCGAGCTGGCGCTGCGCGAGGGCCACCTGGTGCCGATCTGCTTCACCTCGGCGCGCACCGGGGCGGGGATCGAGGAACTGCTGGATTTCATCGTCCGCCTGCTGCCCAGCCCGCTGGAGGGGAATCCGCCGCGCTTCCGGGTCGGCAGCGAGGAGAAGAAGGTGCCCGCGAAACCGGATCCCGACGCCCACGCGATCGCGCATGTGTTCAAGATCATCAACGACCCGTATGCCGGAAAGCTGTCGGTGTTCCGGGTCTTCCAGGGTCGAATCCGCGCCGGCGACGCCCTGCTCCTCGGCGACGCCCGCAAGCCGGTCAAGGTCGCACACCTCTACCGCATCCACGGCAGCGAACACATCGAGATCGACGAAGCCATCCCCGGCGACCTCTGTGCCGTATCGCGCATCGACGAGATCGAGTACGACACCATCCTCCACGACGACCATGCCGAAGACCACTACTACCTGAAGCCCGTGGACTTCCCTCAGCCGATGTACGGCCTGGCGATCGAGCCGAAGACCCGCGGCCAGGAGCAGAAGCTGGCCTCCGCGCTGGCCCGGCTCGCCGAGGAAGACCCCTGCATCCAGGTCGAGCACCACCAGGAACTCAACGAGACCGTGGTCCGCGGACTGGGCGAAATGCACCTGCGCATCCTGCTGGAACGGATGGACAAGCGCTTCGGCGTCGAAGTCGAGACCCGCCCGCCCCGGATCGCCTATCGCGAGACGATCACTCGGCCGGCCGAGGGCCACTACCGGCACAAGAAGCAGACCGGCGGCGCCGGCCAGTTCGGCGAGGTCTTCCTGCGCATCCGACCGCTCGGCCGCGGCGAAGGGTTCCGGTTCCAGAGCGAAGTCGTCGGCGGCGCGATTCCGACCGCACTGATTCCCGCGGTCGAGAAGGGAGTGCGCCAGGTCATGGACGAGGGCGCGATCGCCGGCTATCCGATGCAGGACATCGAAGTGACCGTCCACGACGGCAAGTACCACAGCGTGGATTCGAAGGAAGTGGCGTTCGTGATCGCGGGCCGGAAGGCGTTCCGCGAAGCGATCGCCGCCGCCGGTCCGCAGGTACTCGAGCCGGTGGTCACGCTCGACGTCAGCGTCCCGGACTCGGTGCTCGGCGACCTGACCGGACTGCTGGCGTCGAAGCGAGCCCGGATCCAGGGCACGGAAGCGCAACGCGGCGGGCAGACCGTGGTCCACGCGGCCGTGCCGCTTTCATCGATCAGCGACTTCCCGACCGAGCTGAAGAGCATGTCCGGTGGCGAGGGGCGGTTCGTGGTGGAGCTGAGCCACTACGAAGCCGTGCCGCCCAATGTCCAGCAGACGCTGGTCGAGGGCTTCGAGGCCCGTGACGACGACAGCGCGCACTGAGCGGTCGCGCTCCGGTGGTGGGTGAGGAATCAGGAGGATCGCCCGGATCCGGCGGCCCGCTCCGCCCGCGGCGAGTCCGCGGTCGATGGGCGATGGCCGTCGCCCGCCGCATCGAGGCTCAAGGTGACGCCCAGCGTCAGCATCATGCCGGCGAACAGCATGGCCAGGCCCCACCGCAGCGTGGTCAGCGACGGCGGCTCGGCAGCCGGCTCGACCTCGTCGATCAACAACGGTCGGCATTCGCGAGCGATCTGGTTGTTCGGAGAGGTCATGACGGCACGGGACCACCCCACCCCCTTCCAGCAGTTCCTGTCGTACTGAGTGCAAGATTCGAACCAAGAGCCCACCCTTCGAAGCGAGTGACGCTGAACGATGACTTCTTCCGACTGGATCGCGCGCCTGAACGCGCACCGCGACGACACCCTGATGGACACGCTGGACATTCGCTACAGCGAGGCCGGCGAGACGTTCCTTGTTGCTGAAATGCCGGTCGACTCGCGCCACCTCCAGCCGATGGGCATCCTCCACGGCGGTGCCAGCGCGGCCCTGGCCGAAAGCGTCGGGTCGGCCGCCTCGGCCATGGTGCTCGCCGGCAGCGGTCGCGCTGCGGTCGGGCTCGAACTGGCGATCAACCACCTCGGCGCGGTGCGATCCGGTGGCATGGTCCGGGCCCGCGCCGAAGCGGTGCACCTGGGCCGCTCCACCCACCTGTGGCAGATCAGGATCGACGACGCCGATGGCCGCAAGGTCGCGCTGGCGAAGCTCACCATGCTCGTCCTCGAGGACCGCTCCCCGCCCGGCGACTGACGGGCGGTCGCCGGCTCCCGTGCAACGGCGCTTGTATGGTGGGCGCGAAGGAAAGAACCAACGCGGACACCTGGCGAACGAGTACTTCGTCTAGAAAATTCCGGCTTCCGATGCGCGAATCGGGCTGGACCCCGCCGCAGATCACTTCGAATGGCAGATTTCGGACAGCGACCGGAACGTCTCCTCGAACCCGTCGAGGGCTTTTCCAGGGATTCCTGCTTTTCTCTTCGCGCCTTCGCGTCTCCGCGTCTTCGCGCTCATCATCTAACGGAATTTGCCCCATCATCCGCGAACAGGCCGGCATCGAGGATGCGCGCCTGCTCGAGGGCGCGGCGGGCGCCGTCGGCGTCGCCGGCGCGGGTCTTCAGGGTCGCCATTCGGACCAGCGCTTCGGCCGTCGACGGATCGCCCGGCCAGCCGGGCATCAGGAGATAGCGTTCCAGCGCTTCGATCCCGCGCTCCGCCGCTCCGCCGCCGGCGGCGATCCACCGGCCGAGCTGGAACCACGCCGGACCGTAGGCCGGGGCGTCGGCGATCACGGTTTCGAGGTGAGCGACGGCGGCCTCGATCCGACCGACCCGGCCGAGTGCCGCGGCCCGCTGCACGCGCCAGCCCGGCCGCCGGAGCGGGTCCAGCAGGACGGCGCGCTCGATCGCCTCGAGGGCGGCCGCTTCGCGGCCCGTTTGCCGGGCCGTTTCGGACTCGACCTGCGCCGCGCGAGCCGGATCGACCTCGGCGAGGCGCGCGACCAGCGCCGGCACCCGGTCCTCGCGGCCGCCGGCGATCCGGGGGACGTCCCGGTGGAAGCCGATCGCCGCGGCCAGGGCTTCGGGATGATTCGGGTCGAGGTCGAGGGCGCGCTCGAGCAGCCGGCCCACGGCCCGCGCCTCGCGCATTCGCTCGAAGCGCCCGTCCCGGGCGTCGAGCGCCTCCAGGGCCGTCGCCGCCTGCTGCAGGACCAGGCCCGCGTCGTCCGGATGGTCCGCTCGTGCCGCATCGAGGAGGTCCTTGACCTCATTCGGGGACTCGATCCGGGCCAGCGCGATCCGCGCGCGCCACGCGGCCGCCGTCGGCTCCGGCGCATCGGCCAACCACGCCCGGATCGGCTCGAGGTCGCGAAGCGCCAGCGCGCGCTCGAGATCGGGCCCCTCGGCGCGCACCGACCCGGCTGCGCCCAGGACGAGCGCGGCCAGCAACAGACGCGGCCACGCCGAGCGTTCCAGGAGCGGCGCGATGCTCACGAGTCGGGCGGAAAGAGCTTGCCGGGGTTGAGAACGCCGTCCGGATCGAACGCGCGCTTGATCTCGCGCATCAGCTCGATTTCGGCGGCCGGCTTGATCGACGCGAGGTAATCGCGCTTGAGCAGACCGACGCCGTGCTCGGCCGAAAGACTGCCGCCGCTCCGGCCCACGAGTTCGAACACGGCCGGTGTCAGGCGCTCGCAGGCCGACCGGAAGTCGTCGATGGACCAGTCGTCGGGCTTGAGGACGTTCATGTGCAGGTTGCCGTCGCCGATATGGCCGAACCAGACCACCTCGAACTCCGGGTATCGCTGTCCGACCAGCTCGTCGAGCGCGGTGAGAAAGCCGGGAACCCGGGAAACGCGGACCGAGAGATCGTTCTTGTACGGTGTGCGGCCGGCGATCGATTCGCTGATCGCCTCCCGCCAGTGCCACAGCTCCTCGGCCTGCGCACCGGACTGGCTGATCGTGCCGTCGACCACGTGCCCGGCCTCCACCAGCGCCTCGAACACCGCCAGGGCCGCGTCCTGGCGGCTGCCGTCGGGGTCGTCGAACTCGACCACGGCGTGATACGGCGCGACCTCGTCGAGCGGGAACTCGCGGCCCGAGCCGGTCGCCACGGCCTCGACACTGGCCCGATCGAAGAACTCGAAGGCCGACAGGTCCAGGCCGCACCGCAGCGACTGGAACGCGGGCATCACGGCGTCGAGGCCGGAGAAGGCCAGCAGGAGGACGGAGCGCTCGGGCGGTGCGTCGATCAGGCCGAGGGTGACCCGCGTGATCAGACCGAGGGTTCCCTCGCTTCCGACCATCAGGTGGCGGAGGTCCGGCCCGGCGTTGTTCTTGATCAGTCCGCGATTCAGATCCAGCACGTCGCCCCGCCCCGTCACCACCGTCAGGCCTCGGACCCAGTCGCGGGTCATGCCGTATCGGAGCACCCGGATGCCGCCGGCGTTGGTCGCCACGGACCCGCCGACCTGGCTCGAACCGGCCGCGGCCCAGTCGACCGGGTAGCAGAGACCCACCTCGCTCGCGCGTCGTTGCACCTCGCCGACGGCGATCCCGGCATCGACGGTGATCGACGGTTCGGTCGTATCCAGCGCCACGACGTCGCGCATCCGATCGAAGGACACGACCACTTCGCCGTCGCCGGCCACCGCGCCGCCGGACAGGCCCGTCCGGCCGCCGGAGGGGACCAGCGCCACGCGCCCGCGACGCGCCCAGGCCACCAGCTCGGCGACGTCCTCGGTGCTGCGGGGGAACGCGACCGCACGGGGCGCCGGGGACCAGAAGCGGGTCCAGTCGCGGCCGTAGTGTTCGAGCGTGGACGGATCGTCGACGAACTCGATGCCCGCGGGCCGGCTCACGGGGCCGGGGCCGGGGCCAGCGGGCTTCGGCGCGGCTTCGGGTCGTCTATCATTCAGCTTCCTCCGCATCGCAGCCGCCTCGTCATGACGCAGCGCAATCTCTCGCTTTCCAAGGACAAGATCCGGATCCTGTTGCTGGAAAACATCTCCGAACGGGCCGTGGAGTGCTTCAACGCGGCCGGTTACCACCAGGTCGAATGCTTGCCCGGGGCGCTGCCGGTCGACGAACTGGTCGAGCGCATCGCCGACGTGCATTTCCTGGGCATCCGCTCCCGAACGCGGGTCACGGAACGGGTGCTGGACGCTGCCGATAGGCTCACGGCCATCGGCTGCTTCTGCATCGGCACCGACCAGGTCGACCTCGCCGCGGCCCGGCACCGCGGAATCCCGGTGTTCAACGCGCCGTATGCTAACACTCGCTCCGTGGCCGAACTGGTACTGGCCGAGATCGTGATGCTGATGCGCGGAATTCCCGCGAAGAATGCCGCGGCGCACCGCGGCGAATGGCTGAAATCGGCCCGGGCGAGCTTCGAGGTCCGGGGCAAGACGCTGGGCATCATCGGCTACGGACACATCGGTTCCCAGCTCGGCATCCTCGCCGAGGGACTCGGCATGCGCGTGATGTACTACGACGTCGTGCGCAAGCTGCCGCTGGGCAATGCGGAGCCTGCCGACAGCCAGGACGAAGTGCTGGAACGCGCGGACGTGGTCTCGCTGCACGTCCCGGACACGGCCGAGACCCGCGGCCTGATCGACGCCGGGGAGCTGGCCCGGATGAAACCCGGGGCGCACCTGATCAACGCCTCGCGCGGCAAGGTAGTGTCCATTCCCGCGCTGGCCCAGGCGCTCGAGCAGGGCCGGCTCGGCGGCGCGGCCATCGATGTCTTCCCGTCCGAACCGACCTCGAAGGACGAGGAGTTCGTGTCCGAACTGCGCGAGTTCGACAACGTGCTGCTGACGCCGCACATCGGCGGCAGCACCCACGAGGCGCAGCAGAACATCGCGCTCGACGTCAGCACCAAGATGACGCTGTATTCCGACAACGGCTCGTCGACGGGCGCGGTGAACTTTCCCGAGGTCAACCTGCCGGATCATGCGACCGCACGGCGCATCCTGCACATCCACCGCAACGAGCCCGGTGTCCTGCAGGCGATCAACCATGCGTTTTCCGAGGCCGGCATCAACATCGTCGGTCAGTACCTGCAGACCCTGACCGACGTCGGCTACGTCGTGATGGACGTCGAGACCGACGATGCAGGGCCGGTCCTGCGCAGGCTGCACGACATCCCGGCAACGATTCGCACGCGATTCCTGTACTGAGGAGAACCGGCATGCAGCTCGACATTCGCCACCAGCCCGAGGACGATCGATTCGCGACCGACGTCGACGGCCACACCTGCGTCCTCGACTACCGTCTCGCCGACCGCGTGATGACCATGACCCGGGTCTTCGTTCCGCCGCCGGTCGAGGGCCGAGGAATCGCGTCGCACCTGACCCGCTACGCGCTGGACCATTGCCGGAAGCACGGCTTCCGGGTCGTGCCCCGATGTCCTTACGTAGCGGCCTGGATCCGGCGCCACGACGAATACGCCGACCTCGTCTCCGAAACCGACTGAGCCGGCCGACGTCGAGAGCCGCCGCGCCGGATGCAGAGGCGCGGTTCGCAATCCAGGCCCTGAACCGTGAACTCCATCGTTCCGCGTGCCCCATGGGTGGATCGGAAGCGGGCAAGATCGCTCGCAATCGTCCCCATCGAATCGACAGGAATATTGCGATGAATCATTCGATCAACCTTCGACCCCCGCTCGCCGTCGTGCTCGCCGCCGCGCTGGCCGCCTGTGCAACCACCGACCCCTACACCGGCGAGGAACGGACCTCGCGCGCCGGCTCCGGCGCGGCCATCGGTGCCGCGGCCGGTGCCGTGATCGGCGCGATCAGCGGCGGCGACCGCCTCGAGCGCGCGGCGATCGGCGCCGGCATCGGTGCGCTGTCCGGTGCCGCCGTCGGCGCCTACATGGACCGCCAGGAAGCCGAGCTTCGCGAGCAGCTCGAGGGCACCGGCGTCAGCGTGACCCGACGCGCCGACCAGATCATCCTCAACATGCCGGGCAACGTCACCTTCGACGTGGACTCGGCGAGCCTGCGGCCGGAATTCTTCGAGGTGCTGGACTCGGTCGCGCTGGTGGTCGAGGAATACGACCAGACCGTGCTGGTGATCGACGGCCACACCGATTCCTCGGGGCCGAATTCCTACAACCAGCGCCTGTCCGAGAACCGCGCCGAGACCGTGGCCGAGTACCTGATCAACCGGGGCATCCGCCCGGTCCGCATCGAGGCGTCCGGTTACGGCGAGGACTACCCGGTCGCCAGCAACGGCAGCCGCGAAGGCCGGCGCCAGAATCGCCGCGTCGAACTCACCCTGATTCCCATCACCTGAGGCGAGCCTCTCGCACCGTCCCGATGCTGCCCCGCGGCATCGGGTGTTGCCTGCTGGCCATCGAGTTGCCTGCCAAAACCAGAAAGCAACGGCAGATGATTGACGCAAAGGCGCAAGGAGTACTGCAAGACCGCGAAGCAATCGGAGTGAATCAGAAAACCACTAGACCAGCATCATCAGGAAGACGGTTTTCAGCCTATTGATCTTGTTGCGTTCTTGCCTTTTCCTTGGCGCTCTTCGCGCCCATCATCTAAGGATCGAAGCCCCTTCCCCGATCGAAGCCCGTGACTCAGTCGGCGGACGGCGCTTCGCCGAACAGGGTTTCGTAGAGCATGGCGTAGATGTCGATGTTGTGGACGCCGGCCGGGTCGATGAACCGTCCCGCCTGCCAGCCGGCCCCGCGCGCGACCACGCCGGCGCCGAGGTCGCTGGCCGACGCCCACGCGACCGCGAACGGGAACCGGCGACCCGATGCATCCGGGCCGCTAAAGAACGGCGCCGTGCCCGTGCCGTGCTCGCCGTCCAGCAGGCCGCCGGTGGACGGGTCCCGCTCCGGAACCTGCTGCAAGCCCCACGGTACGTCGATTACGTTCATGCCCCCGGCGTTGGAGTCCGCCGCGGTGACCAGCAACGTGTCCGGATGGCGTTCGACGAAGTCCAGCAGCAGCCCGGCCGCCTCGTCCGCTCGCCGCAGCGCCTCGAGGCATCCGGACGCGTTCAGCCGGTTGCAGAAGTTGTCCGAGCCCTCTTCCTCGATCACCATCAGGAACCCGCGTTCGCCGCCGGCGATGCGGTCGA harbors:
- a CDS encoding OmpA family protein — translated: MNHSINLRPPLAVVLAAALAACATTDPYTGEERTSRAGSGAAIGAAAGAVIGAISGGDRLERAAIGAGIGALSGAAVGAYMDRQEAELREQLEGTGVSVTRRADQIILNMPGNVTFDVDSASLRPEFFEVLDSVALVVEEYDQTVLVIDGHTDSSGPNSYNQRLSENRAETVAEYLINRGIRPVRIEASGYGEDYPVASNGSREGRRQNRRVELTLIPIT